In Piliocolobus tephrosceles isolate RC106 chromosome 6, ASM277652v3, whole genome shotgun sequence, the following are encoded in one genomic region:
- the FBXL22 gene encoding F-box and leucine-rich protein 22 codes for MWPLLTMHITQLNRECLLHLFSFLDKDSRKSLARTCSQLHDVFEDPALWSLLHFRSLTELQKDNFLLGPALRSLSICWHSSRVQVCSIEDWLKSAFQRSICSRHERLVNDFLLQVCDRCPNLASVTLSGCGHVTDDCLARLLRCCPRLRALRLENCARVTNRTLAAVAADGRALQTLHVDFCRNVSAAGLRHLRAACPRLALRAEHSAAMLPDQPPRPRAPAAALGKLLPR; via the exons ATGTGGCCACTGCTCACCATGCACATAACCCAGCTCAACCGGGAGTGCCTGCTGCACCTCTTCTCCTTCCTAGACAAGGACAGCAGGAAGAGCCTCGCCAGGACGTGCTCCCAGCTCCACGACGTGTTTGAGGACCCCGCACTCTGGTCCCTGCTGCACTTCCGTTCCCTTACTGAACTCCAGAAGGACAACTTCCTCCTGGGCCCGGCACTCCGCAGTCTCTCCATCTGTTGGCACTCCAGCCGCGTGCAGGTGTGCAGCATCGAGGACTGGCTCAAGAGTGCCTTCCAGAGAAGCATCTGCAGCCGGCACGAGCGCCTGGTCAATGATTTCCTCCTCCAGGTGTGCGACAG GTGCCCCAACCTGGCGTCTGTCACGCTGTCGGGCTGCGGCCACGTCACCGACGACTGCCTGGCCCGTCTGCTGCGCTGCTGCCCACGCCTGCGCGCACTGCGCCTGGAGAACTGCGCGCGCGTCACCAACCGCACGCTGGCGGCCGTGGCGGCGGACGGGCGCGCGCTGCAGACACTGCACGTGGACTTCTGCCGCAACGTGAGCGCGGCCGGCCTGCGCCACCTGCGCGCCGCGTGCCCGCGCCTGGCCCTGCGGGCAGAGCACAGCGCCGCCATGCTGCCCGACCAGCCCCCGCGCCCGCGCGCGCCCGCCGCGGCCCTCGGCAAGCTTCTGCCGCGCTAG